The genomic window ATCGTAGTCATCGTAAGGACTACCACCGACAATCACCAGTCTTAAATCTGACTCATTTAACAAATCCAAAGCCATTAAGACATCTTCCACCCCCTTGTGAGGACGTGGTGCGCCAGGAAACATTAAAATTCTATATTCAGACAAGTCATAACGCTCTCTACTGATTTCTGGGTCATACTTACTAGGATCAAACATAGCAGTATCTTTCCCATTAGGTACATAAACACCGCCAAAACGGTTTTGCAAAAACTGAGTATCTACTGTGACAGCATCTGCTTTTGGTACTAACTTTTCTATCCATTGAAGATACAATGGATGATCTGGAAACCTCAATGCTCCATTAGGCTTAAAAATATCTCTGTACAATTGCTTCAAACCAGGACGATATTGCCATTCATCGCCGCCATACCAACTCAGTTCCCAGTCATCCATATCTAAAAGTAAAGGACGATGGGTACTAAACTTCTTCAATAGCGAAACGCCAAAACTCGTTGGTTTAGGTTTTACTGCATAAATAATATCCCCATCTATTTTTTGTAAGATTTCTTGGGCCGAACCAAAAAAATTGGGATAGTTAGTGCCGGTAATAGGAATAACTGTAATTTCATTAGGTGGAATTGCATACAGTTCTTTTCCGTAAATAAATCCAATAATTTCTACTTGATATTCCAGAAATTTCAAAATCTGAGCTAGTAAAAAAGCCCTAACACTTCCACCACCAGATAAGTCGCTAACAATTAATGAAACCTTCATTATTTCTAAATAAGCCGTTCAATAAAATGGTAAATAATAGACCCTACTAGATGGGTAAAAAAGAATAATGGGCAAAAATTAGGTTTTTGAAAATTATAAATCAACTCATGTTAGTTAGTTCATCAGGATAAATTGAGCATATTTTTAACCAAATCTAATTTCTCTGATACAAGAGAGATGATTTTTTTTGACCGGGGTCCGCGATACTTTTCATATAATAAAAAACTTGGTGTAATTGCTCTCATTTTATTTACTAACTTTATAGTAAATTTATTATTTAATTTTACCTTTTTGTCGAATAATTTAACTGGTGTAGGAGCTATTTTAATTAATTGATCAAATATGGATTTATCTTGTTCTCGGATAGCTTCTTCCAAAAGATACTCTATGCCGATTGTGCAGAGCTTATGCAAGTCTGGATGCTTTTGTATGACATTTTCATAAAATAAAATATAGTAATTTCTCATATAAGGCCAGTTATTGGTCCGATTGGTTTGATGTTTTGTATAATAAGCACCAATCATAGGGGTATAAACAAAATTCGCACCTTTTCTGAGAATATCTATGGCAAAATATCTATCCCCCAGAGCTTTAAGATATTCAGGAAATTGAATTTTACTCAATATATTCCTGTGCATCAACATGGCTTGCTGAAGACAAGGATGAGGTGAGGCTGCTAAAAAATCGGGGATGAGTAAACGTTGAATTAGTTGCTCTGTAGTTAATAAACCGATAATATTTTCCTGACGGTTAACAATATTTTCTTGAGCATCTATAAATACTCGTTCATAATCTGAATAAAATATAACATTTTCAGAAAAATCAACTTGTGCTAGATGATTGAGTTGAAATCTAATTTTGTCTTCATGAATCCAATCATCTGCATCTAGACATTGAATCCATTCTCCCTGAGCCTTTTGAATCCCAAAATTGCGAGAAGATGGTAGTCCACTGTTTTCTTTGAAAAAGTATTTTACTCGCTGATCAATACCCATTAATTGCTCAGATACTTGACGAGTGTTATCAGTAGAACCATCATCTATAATCAAACACTCAATCTCAGTGTGGGTTTGTGATAATACACTTGTGACTGAACGCTCAAGGTAGTGTCCTTGATTAAAGCAATTAATAATAATTGATACCAGTGGAGGCATTTCTTAAGTGTTCCTCATGATCATAATTTGTCAGTTAATACTCACTATCATAGAGATAGTAGGCGTATTCACTTGCCCTGAAGACTTTTGGTTCTTAAGATAGCACAGATTTTTAGTGTAATTCCTGATAATGATTTTTCTCTAAGAGTCTTAGTTACCTAGTGGTCTTATAAAACTAAGCTACGTATAATTATGACGATGAGTTACCAATTAACTAGTTTTAGCTGTCCTGTTTGGATATAGTTAAAAACACGATTAATCTGACGACGCTCTCCTTCACGAACATCTCTTTTATTGAAAACAGTAGAGGTAAGCAAGGTATGGTCTTGACGACTCATCTTACCAGAGCTGAGGATTTTGTCTACAATTTGCTTTACTAACATCTCTGATTGGTCTTCGAGATTGCTATATATGTAACTTTGGTTACAACTCATAAATTATCCTACTTAAATAAAGGTGTCATAGCACTACGAATGAATCTTCTTTGCTTCAAAGTAAATATAAATACTACTACATAAAATTCCTTAAGTAATTTGACAGCAAAAAAGAACACACTAAATCTAACTGTGCATCAAGTCTTCCTCCTAGAGAATTTTTACTGATCAATTAAAATATTCTTTACATTTTTTTGTATTGTTTAAGTATAAGTACAGACTTGGACCAAAAAAGCGATGAAAAGGGAGACTGTAATATAAAAAATACAAGTATTTAATCAGACTTGGGGCAATATCTAGTGATTTACTAGTAATTAAGAGTTGAAAATATATACCAAGCACTAACTTATGAGGAAATAAAACCGATGCAAGTCATTCGTCTTGAGGCACTCTCAGACAACTATATATTTTTACTGCATGACCCTAAACAAAATATTGCAGCTGTTGTTGATCCCGCAGAAGCTGAACCATTACTCAAGGAACTTGCAGAACTGAAAGCGGAATTAGTGGCAATTTTTAATACACACCACCATCATGACCATGTAGGTGGAAATCAGCCGCTAATCCAAAAATTCCCGCAAGTGAAAGTTTATGGTGGTGCGGAAGATAAAGGCAGAATACCAAGACAGGAGGTATTTTTACAGGAAGGCGATCGCGTCCAATTTGCTGATAGAGTAGCAGAGGTCATCTTTATTCCTGGACACACCCGCGCTCATATCGCTTACTACTTCCCCCCCCAAACAGCCAATGAACCTGGGGAGTTATTCAGTGGTGATACCTTGTTTGCTGGTGGTTGTGGTCGCTTATTTGAAGGTACACCAGCGCAAATGATGGAATCTCTTAGTAAACTTAGGTCTTTACCAGATAATACTCGTGTTTGGTGCGCCCACGAATACACCTTAAAAAATTTACAATTTGCTCTGACAATAGACGGTAATAATACGGAACTGCAAAAACGTAGTTATCAAGTCAAAGCACAACGCAGTCGCCAAGAACCTACTGTCCCCTCAATGTTGGGAATAGAAAAGCTGACAAATCCCTTTTTACGTTGGGAGCAACCAGCACTACAGTTAGCAGCTAATAGTAGTGACCCTGTGCAAACATTTGCCAGGATTCGGGGAATGAAGGATATGTTTTAGTCACTTGTCCCCAATCCCCAATCCCCATTACCCCTTATCCCCAGAGGGGGCCCCGAGTTCCCCAATCTCCAATCCCTATTTTAAAATTTTTAGCACTAAGGAGTTGCGATCGCCCCCCGCCTTTCGCTAGGATCTGTAAGCTTTGGGATTATAGTATTGGTTGGGATACAGCTACGCTCACGTAGATTATCCTGCTGCCACCCAAGTTAATGAGATTTTACAGGAAAAACGGAAAACAATGGCGAAACGCATACAATTAGTTTTAACTAAGGATGTCAGCAAGCTAGGAAAATCTGGCGATTTAGTAGATGTAGCTCCTGGCTATGCTCGTAATTATCTGATTCCTCAGAGTTTTGCAACTCATGTTACTCCCGGTATTCTTAGACAAGTAGAACGCCGTCGGGAAGTAGAACGGCAACGCCAATTAGAGCTGAAACAACAAGCACAAGAACAAAAAGCCGCCTTAGAAAAAGTTAGCAGCTTGCAAATTGCCAAGCAAGTTGGTGAAAACGAAGCGATTTTTGGTACTGTCACCACCCAAGATGTTGTTGATGCTATCCAAGCAGCTACAGGTCAAGAAATAGACCGTCGTGGTATTACTATTCCAGATATTGGCAAGTTGGGTACTTACAAAGCAGATATTAAGTTGCACTCTGAAGTCACAGCGCAAATTGATATTCAAGTGGTGGCTAGTTAAACTAGGGAGGGACAGGTGACAGGGGACAGGGGACAGGTGACAGGAGAGGGGATAGTTTTACCCCAATACCCTTGCCCCATGCCCAATTTCCCCTGCCTAATGAATAAATTATGGCTGAAGAATTAAGTTTTGAATCGCGTGGTAGCAATAGCCTCCCACCCCAAAACATCGAAGCGGAAGAAGCGATTTTAGGGGGTATTTTACTAGACCCAGAGGCGATTAGTCGAGTTAGCGATCGCCTAATTCCTGAAGCTTTTTATATTACTGCTCATAAAGATATCTATCAAGCTACCCTCCGCCTCCACGCCCAGGGTAAACCTACAGATTTACTCGCGGTGACAAGTTGGCTGGCTGACAACGATTTACTGGCGCGGATAGGTGGTAGAAATAAGTTAGCCACATTGGTAGATCGTACAGTCTCAGCCGTAAATATTGATGCCTTAGCAGGGTTAGTTATGGAAAAATACCTGCGACGGCAATTAATTAAGGCTGGTAATGAAATTGTTCATCTCGGTTATGAGACTGAAACCGAGTTACCCATTGTTTTAGATAAAGCCGAACAAAAGGTTTTCGGTGTTACTCAAGAACGTCCCCAATCAGGTTTAACTCACATTGCCGAAACCCTGATTAATAATTTTCAAGAAATTGAGGAACGAAATCAAGGTATTGCCTTACCGGGGATTCCCTGCGGCTTCTATGATTTGGATGCCATGACTAGCGGTTTTCAGCGTTCTGATTTGATTATTGTCGCTGGGAGACCGTCAATGGGGAAAACAGCTTTTTGCCTCAACCTAGCTCATAATATCGCCGCTTCTATGCGATTACCTGTGGCTGTGTTCAGCTTGGAAATGTCAAAAGAGCAATTAGTACAACGTTTATTAGCTAGCGAAGCACAGATTGAAAGTGGTTATCTGCGGAGTGGACGGCTGAGTCAAACTCAATGGGAACCTTTAAGCCGTGCGATCGGTATGCTGTCGGAAATGTCGATTTTTATCGACGATACGCCCAATATTACCGTTACCCAAATGCGGAGTCAAGCGAGGCGACTGCAAGCAGAACAGGGTGTAGAACTGGGTTTAGTCGTGATAGATTATCTGCAATTAATGGAAGGTGGAGGTGATAACCGTGTCCAAGAGTTATCGAAAATTACCCGTTCTCTCAAAGGTTTGGCGCGGGAATTATCTGTGCCGGTGATTGCGTTATCTCAGTTAAGTCGTGGGGTGGAAGCACGCACTAATAAGCGTCCGATGTTATCTGATTTGAGAGAATCTGGTTGTTTAACTGGTGATAGTTTGGTGACGTTAGCAGATAGCGGTCTACAAGTTCCTATTCAGGAATTAGTAGGTAAATCTGGTTTTGCAGTTTGGGCGTTAAATGAAACTACAATGCAGTTAGAGAAAGCAATTGTTAGCCATGCTTTTTCTACAGGTGTCAAGCCTGTATTTACCTTAAAAACCCGCTTGGGAAGAAAAATTCGCGCCACTGGTAATCATAAGTTTTTAACAATTAATGGCTGGTGCAGATTAGATGAATTCAAAATAGGCGATCACCTGGCTTTACCTAACCTCTTAGTAGCAAGTGTTAGCAATTCTGAAATTGTGATTCAATCGACACTGTATAAACGCAATGCGAGTAGAGAAAGAACTGCAACCTTGACTAATCTTGCCCAATCTGAAGAAATAAATCTCTTAGGAAAAAATGATATTTATTGGGATGAAATTATATCAATTGCAGCTACCGACGAAGAGGAAGTTTATGATTTAACAGTTCCTATATGGCACAATTTTGTGGCAAATAACATTATTGTTCATAATTCTATTGAACAAGATGCGGATTTAGTCATCATGTTATATCGAGATGATTATTATAATTCTGATAGTCCCGATCGCGGTATTGCAGAAGTCATAGTTGCCAAACACCGCAACGGCCCGACAGGTACAGTCAAATTACTATTTGATCCGCAATTTACCAAGTTTAAAAATTTGGCTAGACAGGGTAATTATTAGACTGCTAACCTAAATAGCGCACTCAGGAGCAGTAGATATATGTTAGGATTTGACCGCATTACATTTGACCCCCGCATTATGGGTGGACAAGCTTGCATTAGGGGAATGCGAGTTCCGGTTTCATTAATTTTAAATTTGGTCGCCAATGGCAAAACAGTGGCTGAAATCATAGAAGATTATCCATATTTGGAATCAGACGATATTCAGCAATCATTAATGTATGCTGCATGGTTGGCACGCGAACAGGTTTTTCCCATACTTGGTGAGCAAGCTGGATGAAATTTAGGAATCAAGCATGATAAAATAATCATGGCAATGCGCCCAGATGCGCCCAGTGAGCCAAGATTGGTGTTTCTCGCCAGATAACTCGCATCACCAAAAGGAAATACCGGAATACCGGGGGGTCGAATGTTGTGAATGAGATAACGATACATGAGAATAAGTATTTTTTAGTTTGCCGTCGGGCAGTCGGTGAACTTTAAACAGATGCTTGTGGAGGGGAATCTGGACGGGGTTTTGAGTCAGAGATGGTTCAAAACTAGACAAACCCATTGAAGCAAGAATCTCCCACTACAATGCAAAGCATTTAGTGGTGAGAGTGTCAATGAATTTGTAGCGTAGAACTGGCTGAACGTCCAAACTCTTCTGGTGCATACTGCAAATGAACTTCCGCGCCAGGCCAGAGGAATGTACCGGGAGTTACAGAACGGACTAAGTAGTGCAGGCTATAAACTCCTGGTTCGAGGTAGTCAGCGTAGGCGATAATGCGATCGCGGTAGATATTCTTATAGCCAAGTTGCCAACTATCGGCCTGTGCTTGTAATGCGACTGTTGCAGTTTGAAAACTCTGGTCTATTGCTTCTAATCCTGCTGGTAATGGGTCTTTAATTACTATATGATCCACAGGATGGTCAGCAATGATTTCTAAACCAATATCAAACACTTGTCCACTTTCTACACTTAATGGTTTATCAAAAGCGTAAATCCCTGTTTTTTGCAGAGGTTTAGTTTCTCCAACTTTGCTAATGGCTTTTGTAACTCGTAAACCGTTAAATCTCCCCGGTTGGTTTCCTTGCAAACGGTAGTTATAAGCTACTAAATAATGTAATTTACCATTACCAGATTTTTGCAAGGTCAAATCATGACGACCACGAGGTAATTTATCCATTGAGATATTTAATTGTAAACTAGGATTTTGATAGCCATTAAAGCGATTTTCTCCGAGTTTTTTACCTGCTAATTGTACTGTCGCTAAAAAGTTGGGTGGTGTGGGTTGGAGTTGGCTATATTCTACTAATGCTGTTAAAGCTTGAGCATTATTATAATCGGTTTGCCATGTGCCGTTTCTGCGTTGTGCTAACAGACTTTGAAATAATTTATCGATGACTTCTGGCTTACTTTGTTTGGCGATAAATAATCTTAAAGCCTGTGCTTGTGCTGTGGTATTTGAACTCATCCATCCCCATTGTTTGGGTAAGCTAATCACTGCTGTCCTAACAGTTTCGTAGATATTCTTTTGTAACTGATTGAACATTTGTTGTGATTCATCCTGCCATTCTGGGAATTGAGATAAATACCGTGCTAGTTTGATTTGGGTAACGATATCAAAATTATTACGTTGTTGATAAATATTCCCTAAGAAACTATTGCGTTTATCTCCCAGTTCTGCTAATGCAATTAAAGCATTGAGTTGTAGTTGAGTTTTACATAATTGCTGTTTACAAAAGTCGTATTGTCCAGGGTTCGCCAAGACTTTCTGCAAATAATTCTTTAAGCGAGATAACATTGCAGTATCTACAGAATTGGGGAAGGCTTGTTTGGCTTGACTTAGAGATGCAGCAGCGTAAGCAGAAACCCAAGGGTCAGATTTTTCTTGTCCTGGGAAGGCTGCAAAACCACCATCAGCGATTTGCAATTTTTGTAATTGGGTAATGGCTTGATTCGCCTGTTGCTGAGGATTAAATTCTGCAAATGTTTGATTATATTTTTGCGTTAAAGTTTGTAGGTTAGCCGCAATCATTAACTGACTCGCCGCAGGTTCAGCGAAGGGTAAATCATTATCTGCTAATACTTGTTTAGCTGGTGCTTTGATTTCTGGGATTAAGGTACTCGCTAGTTGAATATCTAAACCGCCAGCTTCCAAAGAGACATTTTTATCAACATTGAGAAGAATTTTGACTTGCTTATCAGTCACGCCAGTTTCTACAACTTGTTCTGTAACTTCTAACGGCTTGACTTCTAACGGTACGGCAAAGGCATCGGCGGCTGTATTATTTAGCTGGGTAGTAAAGCGGACTTGCGCCACGCCGACATTCTCAGCCACCATTGGAAAGCGATAAGCTTGAGTTGTTGATTGTGTTTTGGTTTGTAAATTAGTGGTGTTGGGGTTCTTTTCAGCAAATTTGACTGTACCGTTGAGTTCGCCGTTAATTGTTAAGTTTCCTGAAGTATCAGTGTTATTGGTGACAGATAAACCGGCTAAGATGCGATCGCCTGGACGGGCAAACTGTGGCAAAATGGCATTAGTTAGTAGTGGCTTGGTGGTGATAAACGTCGCGTCCCCATTACCAAAGCGGAGATTTCCATCAGTAGCGACAACCATTACCCGCCATGTAGTTAAGTCATCTGGTAATTTCAAAGATATCTGTGCTTTACCATCAGCATCGGTGAGGACAGAACCATTGTAATAAGCTAAAGCTTGGAAATCTGTGCGGACACGGGTATTAGCTGCATTGGCTGAAAACCCGCCACCATAACCCCAACCTTTAGGTTTCGCTACCTCTTGGGGTTGTATCACCACATCAGGACGATTATCACTAAAGCGGGTAGATATTGGCTGTTCTGCGTAAACTGTATCTACCAAATTTGGCGGACGATAACCAGACAGTTGTAACACCGCCTCATTTACCACCATGACGGTTAATTGTCCTTGGGTGGGTTGATTTTGGTTATCTTTCAGTTCTAGTTGTATCGTTGACTCTGCACCTGGTGCTAATGAGGCTTGCAATGGTGTAACTTGCACTTTTAAATATTTATCTTGCAAGTTCACTTTAAAAGGCGTAAACCCAATTTTGACTAACTTATCTAAACTTCCCGCTTCTACTTGATTTAGAGGCGTACCTTGTCTAACTAACACAGCTTCTACTGCTGCGTTGGGTAACATTTCCGGCGTGACTTGAAATTGAATTTGTGGTGCGCCTCCCTTGGTTTTAGTTAGCTGTTGATACAGAGGTTTATCTTTAATAACGGCGAAATATAACTCTGCATCTGGGTAGGGAGATTGAATTAAAGCGGTAGCAATTTCACCAGGTTTATATTCTTTTTTATCTAGTTTAACTTCTAAGCGGTTCTGTTCTTCTGAACCCCAATAAACTGGATTATTTCCTGTCACCCAAATTTGGCTATCTGTGGCTGTTAATTCTTCTTGAGAATTGCTAAAATTAGCTCGAATGCGATATGAACCTGATGCGGATGGTGTGAAATTTACAATTTGGGGACTTTCCGCAGATGTAATTTCTGCGTGTGCTACCGTCTTATATTCAACTTGGTTTTTTGCTGTGCGACTACCTTCTACTAATTGCGTCACACTACTATATTTCATCTGTTGTAATTCTACCCTGACTCGTTGATTGGTCATGAGTTTTCCTGTAGGTTCAGTCACAATCACTTCTACAGGGAAAGGTTTATCAGAATTGGCAATAAAATTACTTTTTAAACCAATCAAACGATTACTTGGTAAAGCTGTAAAGGATTTGGAACTAGCCACAGATAAATTAGAAACATCTGCAACTTGTACATCCACACGGTAAGTCATGGGATAGGGTAAATCTTTCGCCACCGTTACCGTTTGACTGGTTTTACCATTTGCATTTAATTTAGTATTAGTTTCTAAGACATCACTAGGAACAGCAGGAGTTTCTTCTGGCCAAAACCATTGTCTACCAAAACTAAATTCTTCCCAATTTTTAGGGATAAAATTCTCCTGGCGACGAGTCACAAAATATTTGGCTTCTCCTCCCTCGACTGGCGCACCAAATAAATAATTACTCGCTGCTGTCGTCTCCACCTTATCCCCAACCAAGGCAAATTCTTTATCTACATCGAGTTCGACTTTAAAATTCGGCGGTTTAAATTCAGCTACCCGAAACTCACCGGAAATTTCTCTGTTGTCTTTACCCTTAGCTTGGATTGTATAGTACCCTAATTTTTGATTATTATTGATTGGTAATTCTAGCGAAAATGTCCCAAATTGATTTGTAGTTTTATTCCCTAAGTCTGTCTTCTGTCCATCAGGATTTATCAAACTTACTTGGTAAACTGCATTTTTATCTTGCTGAATCATCCCATTTTCTAAATAGTCAGCAAAACCAGTAAAAGCAGCTTTTTCTCCTGGTTGATATAACTGCCTATCTGAGAATATTACCCCGCGTGAAACTGGTTTGTTATCTGCCCAACCTGCATCAATACCATAACCATAAACACCGCTATATTCTTCGGTTTTTGTAAATGCCCAATCTTGATTTTCACGAGCAATTACTAATAATTCTGGTGATTTGACAAACTCTTTATTGGTGATATAACATTGCTGTAAATCTTGACGCTGAAGTCTTAAATTACCATCATTATCTGTTTTACCTGTGACACAAGGTTGAACTGGATCACGATATTTAGCATCTAATCTTAATTGATAAATTTCGATAGGTGCAGCTTTCACAGGTGAACCATCACTAAGATGATTGACACGAATGAAAGCAGAATCAGGAAACCATTGGCTAAATACACCCAAATTTGTTAATTGCACTAAGCCATAAGTCGTAGGTTCTCGCCACAATTCTTTACCGTTGTCTTGATATTTATTTGTGCGTGCCTGCACCCCATAGGCTAACATTCCTGTAGCAGCACCAAGTTTTTCTCGTAGTGGTACAGTGACATCAGTCTGCTGATTATTTTTAGCTGAAACTTTAAAACTTTGCCACTCACTTAGTTTTGGTAATAAATCATTATCATTACCTTGGGGATAAGCTCCCCTAGCGTAAACTAAATCTGTAGGTTGTACTACCCGATAAGCGGCTTTATATTGTGACTCTGGTAAGTTGACTGTATTAATATTGAGTTGTAAATTCTGCCCGGATGGAAAAATATGCAAATCCGAGGGAGTCCAGATATCCCCGGCTAAGTCTCCAGTATTATAGTTGAGTATGACAGGTTTATTTAAGGTTTGTCCAAACTTATCTTTGAGGTTTTTATCAATAGTAATTTTATAGTTAGTAGCTGGTGCTAAAGCATAGGGATTGATGCTGATAAATCTATCTTCATCACCTATTTGTAGCAGTCTAGAAATATCTTTTGGTGCAGGGTCAATTTTAATATGTTCTCTAACAGTATCTGCAACTAATATATTATTAAACTCTAGCTGGGGACTGCCTTTTACAAATCTCCCGTAAGTTCCGCCTGCATCTGGTTGTCCGTAAAAGTTAATTTGTTTAAATGCTAAAGGTGAATAAGTTGCTAATTTACTGACAAATTCTTTATCTGTAGGTAAGTTACCATCCGCAGGTAAGATACCAGGAGAAAATACC from Nostoc sp. UHCC 0870 includes these protein-coding regions:
- a CDS encoding DUF433 domain-containing protein, with protein sequence MLGFDRITFDPRIMGGQACIRGMRVPVSLILNLVANGKTVAEIIEDYPYLESDDIQQSLMYAAWLAREQVFPILGEQAG
- the rplI gene encoding 50S ribosomal protein L9, which produces MAKRIQLVLTKDVSKLGKSGDLVDVAPGYARNYLIPQSFATHVTPGILRQVERRREVERQRQLELKQQAQEQKAALEKVSSLQIAKQVGENEAIFGTVTTQDVVDAIQAATGQEIDRRGITIPDIGKLGTYKADIKLHSEVTAQIDIQVVAS
- the gloB gene encoding hydroxyacylglutathione hydrolase; this encodes MQVIRLEALSDNYIFLLHDPKQNIAAVVDPAEAEPLLKELAELKAELVAIFNTHHHHDHVGGNQPLIQKFPQVKVYGGAEDKGRIPRQEVFLQEGDRVQFADRVAEVIFIPGHTRAHIAYYFPPQTANEPGELFSGDTLFAGGCGRLFEGTPAQMMESLSKLRSLPDNTRVWCAHEYTLKNLQFALTIDGNNTELQKRSYQVKAQRSRQEPTVPSMLGIEKLTNPFLRWEQPALQLAANSSDPVQTFARIRGMKDMF
- a CDS encoding alpha-2-macroglobulin family protein encodes the protein MRFLLTFALILGIASCNFIGISSKPQLPTVTALTPPNLPDWIEQISPIGNAKPLNQIRIRFKEPLIPVEKLDTPEQQNLLQKFALWPPLPGQFRFLTPRMVGFQADKALPQATRLQVTLKAGLADLKNHRLEKDLAWTFNTNPIELTNLPGVNPVEQAEIQPVDLQPKLQFTSNTELNLASVQEHLQLIPEGKSKGVSFKVALAKAEQPTENEEPLEKFDPSARNWVYDLFPQQNLEKATSYRLVFSPGILPADGNLPTDKEFVSKLATYSPLAFKQINFYGQPDAGGTYGRFVKGSPQLEFNNILVADTVREHIKIDPAPKDISRLLQIGDEDRFISINPYALAPATNYKITIDKNLKDKFGQTLNKPVILNYNTGDLAGDIWTPSDLHIFPSGQNLQLNINTVNLPESQYKAAYRVVQPTDLVYARGAYPQGNDNDLLPKLSEWQSFKVSAKNNQQTDVTVPLREKLGAATGMLAYGVQARTNKYQDNGKELWREPTTYGLVQLTNLGVFSQWFPDSAFIRVNHLSDGSPVKAAPIEIYQLRLDAKYRDPVQPCVTGKTDNDGNLRLQRQDLQQCYITNKEFVKSPELLVIARENQDWAFTKTEEYSGVYGYGIDAGWADNKPVSRGVIFSDRQLYQPGEKAAFTGFADYLENGMIQQDKNAVYQVSLINPDGQKTDLGNKTTNQFGTFSLELPINNNQKLGYYTIQAKGKDNREISGEFRVAEFKPPNFKVELDVDKEFALVGDKVETTAASNYLFGAPVEGGEAKYFVTRRQENFIPKNWEEFSFGRQWFWPEETPAVPSDVLETNTKLNANGKTSQTVTVAKDLPYPMTYRVDVQVADVSNLSVASSKSFTALPSNRLIGLKSNFIANSDKPFPVEVIVTEPTGKLMTNQRVRVELQQMKYSSVTQLVEGSRTAKNQVEYKTVAHAEITSAESPQIVNFTPSASGSYRIRANFSNSQEELTATDSQIWVTGNNPVYWGSEEQNRLEVKLDKKEYKPGEIATALIQSPYPDAELYFAVIKDKPLYQQLTKTKGGAPQIQFQVTPEMLPNAAVEAVLVRQGTPLNQVEAGSLDKLVKIGFTPFKVNLQDKYLKVQVTPLQASLAPGAESTIQLELKDNQNQPTQGQLTVMVVNEAVLQLSGYRPPNLVDTVYAEQPISTRFSDNRPDVVIQPQEVAKPKGWGYGGGFSANAANTRVRTDFQALAYYNGSVLTDADGKAQISLKLPDDLTTWRVMVVATDGNLRFGNGDATFITTKPLLTNAILPQFARPGDRILAGLSVTNNTDTSGNLTINGELNGTVKFAEKNPNTTNLQTKTQSTTQAYRFPMVAENVGVAQVRFTTQLNNTAADAFAVPLEVKPLEVTEQVVETGVTDKQVKILLNVDKNVSLEAGGLDIQLASTLIPEIKAPAKQVLADNDLPFAEPAASQLMIAANLQTLTQKYNQTFAEFNPQQQANQAITQLQKLQIADGGFAAFPGQEKSDPWVSAYAAASLSQAKQAFPNSVDTAMLSRLKNYLQKVLANPGQYDFCKQQLCKTQLQLNALIALAELGDKRNSFLGNIYQQRNNFDIVTQIKLARYLSQFPEWQDESQQMFNQLQKNIYETVRTAVISLPKQWGWMSSNTTAQAQALRLFIAKQSKPEVIDKLFQSLLAQRRNGTWQTDYNNAQALTALVEYSQLQPTPPNFLATVQLAGKKLGENRFNGYQNPSLQLNISMDKLPRGRHDLTLQKSGNGKLHYLVAYNYRLQGNQPGRFNGLRVTKAISKVGETKPLQKTGIYAFDKPLSVESGQVFDIGLEIIADHPVDHIVIKDPLPAGLEAIDQSFQTATVALQAQADSWQLGYKNIYRDRIIAYADYLEPGVYSLHYLVRSVTPGTFLWPGAEVHLQYAPEEFGRSASSTLQIH
- a CDS encoding glycosyltransferase family 4 protein — encoded protein: MKVSLIVSDLSGGGSVRAFLLAQILKFLEYQVEIIGFIYGKELYAIPPNEITVIPITGTNYPNFFGSAQEILQKIDGDIIYAVKPKPTSFGVSLLKKFSTHRPLLLDMDDWELSWYGGDEWQYRPGLKQLYRDIFKPNGALRFPDHPLYLQWIEKLVPKADAVTVDTQFLQNRFGGVYVPNGKDTAMFDPSKYDPEISRERYDLSEYRILMFPGAPRPHKGVEDVLMALDLLNESDLRLVIVGGSPYDDYDEQLIQKWGRWIIKLPKCPVDVMPEIVAAAHVVVVPQRDTLTSRAQFPLKLTDGMAMAKPVLSTHVGDITEILADTGYLVDPASPAQIAQKIQLIFQDLNLANERGQQARERCVEKYSLEAMASTLQSLIAQL
- a CDS encoding glycosyltransferase family 2 protein, encoding MPPLVSIIINCFNQGHYLERSVTSVLSQTHTEIECLIIDDGSTDNTRQVSEQLMGIDQRVKYFFKENSGLPSSRNFGIQKAQGEWIQCLDADDWIHEDKIRFQLNHLAQVDFSENVIFYSDYERVFIDAQENIVNRQENIIGLLTTEQLIQRLLIPDFLAASPHPCLQQAMLMHRNILSKIQFPEYLKALGDRYFAIDILRKGANFVYTPMIGAYYTKHQTNRTNNWPYMRNYYILFYENVIQKHPDLHKLCTIGIEYLLEEAIREQDKSIFDQLIKIAPTPVKLFDKKVKLNNKFTIKLVNKMRAITPSFLLYEKYRGPRSKKIISLVSEKLDLVKNMLNLS
- the dnaB gene encoding replicative DNA helicase; the protein is MAEELSFESRGSNSLPPQNIEAEEAILGGILLDPEAISRVSDRLIPEAFYITAHKDIYQATLRLHAQGKPTDLLAVTSWLADNDLLARIGGRNKLATLVDRTVSAVNIDALAGLVMEKYLRRQLIKAGNEIVHLGYETETELPIVLDKAEQKVFGVTQERPQSGLTHIAETLINNFQEIEERNQGIALPGIPCGFYDLDAMTSGFQRSDLIIVAGRPSMGKTAFCLNLAHNIAASMRLPVAVFSLEMSKEQLVQRLLASEAQIESGYLRSGRLSQTQWEPLSRAIGMLSEMSIFIDDTPNITVTQMRSQARRLQAEQGVELGLVVIDYLQLMEGGGDNRVQELSKITRSLKGLARELSVPVIALSQLSRGVEARTNKRPMLSDLRESGCLTGDSLVTLADSGLQVPIQELVGKSGFAVWALNETTMQLEKAIVSHAFSTGVKPVFTLKTRLGRKIRATGNHKFLTINGWCRLDEFKIGDHLALPNLLVASVSNSEIVIQSTLYKRNASRERTATLTNLAQSEEINLLGKNDIYWDEIISIAATDEEEVYDLTVPIWHNFVANNIIVHNSIEQDADLVIMLYRDDYYNSDSPDRGIAEVIVAKHRNGPTGTVKLLFDPQFTKFKNLARQGNY